A section of the Serratia liquefaciens ATCC 27592 genome encodes:
- a CDS encoding DNA polymerase III subunit chi — MKQATFYLIEHAEPAGALSAHEAVACAVAAERWRSGKRVLIACESQEQAQRLDEALWQRDPHQFVPHNLAGEGPHYGAPVELCWPGKRGNSPRDLLIALLPQFADFATAFHEVVDFVPYEDTLKQLARDRYKAYRSVGFHLTTATPPTH; from the coding sequence ATGAAACAGGCTACGTTCTATTTAATTGAACATGCGGAACCGGCAGGTGCGCTCAGCGCGCATGAGGCCGTGGCCTGCGCCGTTGCCGCCGAACGCTGGCGCTCCGGCAAGCGGGTGTTGATCGCCTGCGAAAGCCAGGAACAGGCCCAGCGGTTGGACGAAGCGCTGTGGCAGCGCGATCCGCACCAGTTCGTGCCGCACAACCTGGCCGGCGAAGGGCCACACTACGGTGCCCCGGTCGAGCTGTGCTGGCCCGGCAAACGCGGCAACTCACCGCGCGATCTGCTGATCGCCCTGCTGCCGCAGTTTGCAGATTTTGCTACTGCTTTCCATGAAGTGGTAGACTTCGTCCCTTACGAAGACACCTTAAAACAGTTGGCGCGCGACCGATATAAAGCCTATCGCAGCGTCGGCTTCCATTTGACCACGGCAACGCCGCCAACTCACTGA
- a CDS encoding valine--tRNA ligase produces MEKTNSHLDTAYDPKEIEQKLYDHWENQGYFKPNGDTSQESFCIMIPPPNVTGSLHMGHAFQQTIMDTMIRYQRMQGKNTLWQAGTDHAGIATQMVVERKIAAEENKTRHDYGRDAFIDKIWQWKAESGGTITRQMRRLGNSVDWERERFTMDEGLSNAVREVFVRLHKEDLIYRGKRLVNWDPKLRTAISDLEVENRESKGSMWHLRYPLADGAKTAEGKDYLVVATTRPETVLGDTGVAVNPEDPRYKDLIGKEIVLPLVGRRIRIVGDEHADMEKGTGCVKITPAHDFNDYEVGKRHGLPMINILTFDGDIRQEAEVFNTLGEICTDYCNEIPAQFRGLERFAARKAVVAAFDELGLLDEIKPHDLTVPYGDRGGVVIEPMLTDQWYVRTAPLAKVAVEAVEQGEIQFVPKQYENMYFSWMRDIQDWCISRQLWWGHRIPAWYDVNGKVYVGRSEEEVRSENNLGADVVLTQDEDVLDTWFSSGLWTFSTLGWPEQTDALKTFHPTSVMVSGFDIIFFWIARMIMLTMHFMKDENGKPQVPFKTVYMTGLIRDDEGQKMSKSKGNVIDPLDMVDGISLEDLLEKRTGNMMQPQLAEKIRKRTEKQFPNGIEPHGTDALRFTLAALASTGRDINWDMKRLEGYRNFCNKLWNASRFVLMNAEGQDCGFNGGEKVLSLADRWILAEFNRTVKAYREALDTYRFDLAANILYEFTWNQFCDWYLELTKPVVSNGSEAEQRGTRHTLITVLEALLRLAHPVIPFITETIWQRVKTLTGETADTIMLQPFPAYDAALEDAQALNDLEWIKQAITAVRNIRAEMNIAPSKQLEVLLRNCSADAQRRVQENQSFIERLARLESIALLPAGDKGPVSVTKLVDGAELLIPMAGFIDKDAEIARLSKEMGKLDAEIASIEGKLANEGFVARAPEAVVAKERERLAACKEGKVKLQEQQATIAAL; encoded by the coding sequence ATGGAAAAGACAAACAGTCATCTCGATACCGCATACGACCCGAAAGAGATCGAACAGAAGCTGTACGATCACTGGGAAAACCAGGGTTACTTCAAGCCAAACGGTGATACCAGCCAGGAAAGCTTCTGCATCATGATCCCGCCGCCGAACGTCACCGGCAGCCTGCACATGGGTCACGCCTTCCAGCAGACCATCATGGACACCATGATCCGTTACCAGCGCATGCAGGGTAAAAACACCCTGTGGCAGGCCGGTACCGACCATGCCGGTATCGCCACCCAGATGGTGGTTGAGCGCAAGATCGCCGCAGAAGAAAACAAAACTCGCCATGACTATGGCCGCGATGCGTTCATCGACAAAATCTGGCAGTGGAAAGCGGAATCCGGCGGCACCATCACCCGCCAGATGCGTCGCCTGGGCAACTCCGTGGACTGGGAGCGCGAGCGCTTCACCATGGACGAAGGCCTGTCCAACGCGGTACGCGAAGTGTTTGTCCGCCTGCACAAAGAAGATCTGATCTACCGCGGCAAACGCCTGGTGAACTGGGATCCGAAACTGCGCACCGCCATCTCCGATCTGGAAGTGGAAAACCGCGAGTCCAAAGGCTCCATGTGGCACCTGCGCTATCCGCTGGCTGACGGCGCCAAAACCGCCGAAGGCAAAGATTACCTGGTGGTCGCCACCACCCGTCCGGAAACCGTGCTCGGTGATACCGGCGTAGCGGTAAACCCGGAAGACCCGCGCTACAAAGATTTGATCGGCAAAGAAATCGTTCTGCCGCTGGTGGGTCGTCGCATCCGCATCGTCGGTGACGAGCACGCCGATATGGAAAAAGGCACCGGCTGCGTGAAAATCACCCCGGCGCACGACTTTAACGACTACGAAGTCGGTAAACGTCACGGCCTGCCGATGATCAACATCCTGACTTTCGACGGCGATATCCGCCAGGAAGCGGAAGTGTTCAACACCCTCGGCGAAATCTGCACCGATTACTGCAACGAAATCCCGGCCCAGTTCCGTGGCCTGGAGCGTTTCGCGGCGCGTAAAGCGGTGGTTGCCGCCTTTGACGAATTGGGCCTGCTCGACGAGATCAAACCGCACGACCTGACGGTGCCTTACGGCGACCGCGGCGGCGTGGTGATCGAACCCATGCTGACCGACCAATGGTACGTACGTACCGCCCCGCTGGCGAAAGTGGCGGTGGAAGCGGTTGAGCAAGGCGAAATTCAGTTCGTGCCGAAGCAGTACGAAAACATGTACTTCAGCTGGATGCGCGACATTCAGGACTGGTGTATCTCTCGTCAGCTGTGGTGGGGTCACCGTATCCCGGCCTGGTACGACGTGAACGGCAAAGTCTACGTGGGCCGCAGCGAAGAAGAAGTGCGCAGCGAAAACAACCTGGGCGCCGACGTGGTGCTGACTCAGGACGAAGACGTGCTGGACACCTGGTTCTCTTCCGGCCTGTGGACCTTCTCTACCCTGGGCTGGCCAGAGCAGACCGACGCGCTGAAAACCTTCCACCCAACCAGCGTGATGGTCAGCGGCTTCGACATCATCTTCTTCTGGATTGCGCGCATGATCATGCTGACCATGCACTTCATGAAGGACGAAAACGGCAAGCCGCAGGTTCCGTTCAAGACGGTCTACATGACCGGTCTGATCCGCGACGACGAAGGGCAGAAGATGTCCAAGTCGAAAGGCAACGTGATCGACCCGCTGGACATGGTTGACGGCATCTCGCTGGAAGACCTGCTGGAAAAACGCACCGGCAACATGATGCAGCCGCAGCTGGCGGAGAAAATCCGCAAGCGCACCGAGAAGCAGTTCCCGAACGGCATCGAGCCGCACGGCACCGACGCCCTGCGCTTCACCCTGGCGGCGCTGGCCTCTACCGGCCGTGACATCAACTGGGACATGAAGCGCCTGGAAGGCTACCGCAACTTCTGTAACAAGCTGTGGAACGCCAGCCGCTTCGTGCTGATGAACGCGGAAGGTCAGGACTGCGGCTTCAACGGCGGCGAGAAAGTGCTGTCGCTGGCGGACCGCTGGATCCTGGCCGAATTCAACCGTACGGTGAAAGCTTACCGCGAAGCGCTGGACACCTACCGCTTCGATCTGGCCGCCAACATCCTGTACGAATTCACCTGGAACCAGTTCTGTGACTGGTACCTGGAGCTGACCAAGCCGGTCGTGAGCAACGGCAGCGAAGCGGAACAGCGCGGTACCCGCCACACGCTGATCACCGTGCTGGAAGCCCTGCTGCGCCTGGCGCACCCGGTGATCCCGTTCATTACCGAAACCATCTGGCAGCGCGTGAAAACCCTGACCGGCGAAACCGCAGACACCATCATGCTGCAACCCTTCCCAGCGTACGACGCCGCGTTGGAAGACGCGCAGGCGCTGAACGATCTGGAGTGGATCAAGCAGGCGATCACCGCGGTGCGTAACATCCGCGCCGAGATGAACATCGCTCCGAGCAAACAGCTGGAAGTGCTGCTGCGCAACTGCAGTGCCGACGCTCAGCGTCGCGTGCAGGAGAACCAGAGCTTTATCGAGCGTCTGGCGCGTCTGGAGTCTATCGCCCTGCTGCCTGCGGGTGACAAAGGCCCGGTATCGGTCACCAAACTGGTGGACGGCGCCGAGCTGCTGATCCCTATGGCCGGCTTTATCGATAAAGACGCCGAAATCGCGCGTCTGTCGAAAGAGATGGGCAAGCTGGATGCAGAAATCGCCTCAATCGAAGGCAAGCTGGCCAACGAAGGCTTTGTAGCGCGCGCGCCGGAAGCCGTGGTCGCCAAAGAGCGCGAACGTCTGGCAGCCTGCAAAGAAGGTAAAGTGAAGCTGCAGGAACAGCAGGCGACCATCGCCGCGCTGTAA
- the pepA gene encoding leucyl aminopeptidase, with amino-acid sequence MEFSVKSGSPEKQRSACIVVGVFEPRRLSPIAEQLDKISDGYISALLRRGELEGKVGQTLLLHHVPNILSERILLIGCGKERELDERQYKQVIQKTINTLNDTGSMEAVCFLTELHVKGRNTYWKVRQAVETAKETLYTFDQLKSNKVEPRRPLRKMVFNVPTRRELTSGERAIQHGLAVSSGIKAAKDLGNMPPNICNAGYLASQARQLADAFSTNITTRVIGEQQMKELGMNAYLAVGAGSQNESLMSVMEYKGNPNPDAKPIVLVGKGLTFDSGGISIKPADSMDEMKYDMCGAATVYGVMRVVAELNLPLNVIGVLAGCENMPGGSAYRPGDVLTTMSGQTVEVLNTDAEGRLVLCDTLTYVERFDPELVIDVATLTGACVIALGHHITGLMSNHNPLAHELIGASEQAGDRAWRLPMSDEYYEQLDSNFADMANIGGRPGGAITAACFLSRFTRKYSWAHLDIAGTAWRSGKAKGATGRPVAMLAQFLLNRAGLNGDD; translated from the coding sequence ATGGAGTTCAGTGTAAAAAGCGGTAGCCCGGAAAAACAGCGCAGTGCCTGTATTGTAGTCGGCGTTTTCGAACCGCGCCGCTTGTCCCCTATCGCAGAACAACTCGACAAAATCAGTGATGGTTATATCAGCGCTTTGCTGCGCCGTGGCGAACTGGAAGGTAAAGTCGGGCAGACGTTACTGCTGCACCATGTGCCTAACATTCTCTCCGAACGCATCCTGTTGATTGGCTGTGGCAAAGAGCGCGAGCTCGATGAACGCCAGTACAAACAGGTGATTCAAAAAACCATCAATACCCTTAACGATACCGGCTCCATGGAAGCGGTCTGCTTCCTGACCGAGCTGCACGTGAAAGGCCGCAACACTTACTGGAAGGTGCGCCAGGCGGTGGAAACCGCAAAAGAAACGCTCTACACCTTCGATCAGCTGAAAAGCAATAAAGTGGAGCCACGCCGTCCGCTGCGCAAAATGGTGTTCAACGTGCCGACCCGCCGTGAGCTCACCAGCGGTGAACGCGCTATCCAGCACGGTCTGGCCGTCTCTTCCGGTATCAAGGCAGCGAAAGATCTCGGCAATATGCCGCCGAACATCTGTAACGCCGGCTACCTGGCCTCTCAGGCTCGTCAGCTGGCGGATGCCTTCAGCACCAACATCACCACCCGCGTCATCGGCGAACAGCAGATGAAAGAGCTGGGGATGAACGCCTATCTGGCGGTTGGCGCAGGGTCTCAGAACGAATCGCTGATGTCGGTGATGGAATATAAAGGCAACCCGAACCCGGACGCCAAGCCGATTGTGCTGGTGGGTAAAGGGCTGACCTTCGACTCCGGCGGCATCTCGATCAAACCTGCCGACAGCATGGACGAGATGAAGTACGACATGTGTGGCGCCGCCACCGTGTACGGCGTGATGCGCGTGGTGGCGGAATTGAACCTGCCGCTGAACGTGATCGGCGTACTGGCCGGCTGTGAAAACATGCCGGGCGGCAGCGCTTATCGTCCGGGTGACGTGCTGACCACCATGTCCGGCCAGACCGTCGAGGTGTTGAACACCGACGCCGAAGGCCGCCTGGTGCTGTGCGACACCCTGACCTACGTTGAGCGTTTCGATCCGGAGCTGGTGATTGACGTTGCTACCCTGACCGGCGCCTGCGTGATCGCGCTGGGCCACCACATCACCGGCCTGATGTCGAACCACAACCCGCTGGCACACGAACTGATCGGCGCGTCCGAACAGGCCGGTGACCGCGCGTGGCGCTTGCCGATGTCCGACGAGTACTATGAGCAGCTGGACTCCAATTTTGCCGATATGGCGAACATTGGCGGCCGTCCGGGCGGGGCTATCACCGCAGCCTGCTTCCTCTCGCGCTTTACCCGCAAGTACAGCTGGGCGCACCTGGATATCGCCGGCACCGCCTGGCGTTCCGGCAAAGCCAAAGGCGCAACCGGCCGTCCGGTAGCGATGCTGGCGCAGTTCCTGCTCAATCGCGCGGGGCTGAACGGCGACGATTAA
- the lptF gene encoding LPS export ABC transporter permease LptF, giving the protein MIIIRYLVRETLKSQIAILFILLLIFFCQNLVKVLGDAVDGDVPTNLVLSLLALGVPKMAQLILPLSLFLGLLMTLGRLYTDSEITVMHACGLGKRTLIIAAMVLALITSAVAAVNVFWAGPMASRYQDVVISEAKANPSIAGLAEGQFKPSQDGNAVLFIGNVKGSTFNDVFLAQLRPNGNQRPSVVVAEHGQINQMKDGSQVVTLDKGTRFEGTALLRDFRITDFNDYKAVVGHRTVAVDGNQAEQMSMQTLLESDDPDARAEFHWRLTLVLSVVIMALLVVPLSVVNPRQGRVLSMLPAILLYLIFFLLQTSLRSNGGKGKLDPMIWLWVVNAAYFAIALALNLWDTVPMRKLRARLRGAA; this is encoded by the coding sequence GTGATCATCATAAGATATCTGGTACGGGAAACGCTAAAGAGCCAAATCGCGATCCTTTTCATCCTGCTTCTGATCTTCTTTTGTCAGAACCTGGTCAAGGTGTTAGGCGATGCGGTGGACGGCGATGTCCCGACAAATTTAGTCCTTTCATTGCTCGCATTGGGTGTGCCGAAGATGGCGCAGCTAATCCTGCCGTTAAGCCTGTTTCTCGGCTTATTGATGACGCTTGGGCGGCTGTATACCGACAGCGAAATCACCGTGATGCATGCCTGCGGGCTGGGTAAACGCACCCTGATTATCGCCGCGATGGTGCTGGCGCTGATCACCTCTGCCGTGGCGGCGGTCAACGTGTTCTGGGCCGGGCCCATGGCCTCGCGCTATCAGGACGTGGTGATCAGTGAAGCCAAAGCCAACCCCAGCATCGCCGGGCTGGCGGAAGGGCAGTTCAAACCTTCGCAAGACGGCAACGCGGTGCTGTTTATCGGCAACGTAAAAGGCAGCACCTTCAACGACGTGTTCCTGGCACAACTGCGGCCGAACGGCAACCAACGCCCATCCGTGGTGGTGGCTGAGCATGGCCAGATCAACCAAATGAAAGACGGTTCGCAGGTGGTGACGCTGGACAAGGGCACCCGCTTCGAAGGCACCGCGCTGCTGCGTGACTTCCGCATTACCGATTTCAACGACTATAAAGCCGTGGTTGGCCACCGCACGGTCGCCGTGGATGGCAACCAGGCCGAGCAGATGTCGATGCAGACGCTGCTGGAGTCTGACGACCCGGACGCACGCGCCGAGTTCCACTGGCGCCTGACGCTGGTGCTTTCCGTGGTGATCATGGCGCTGTTGGTGGTACCGCTCAGCGTGGTCAACCCGCGCCAGGGCCGTGTGCTGAGCATGCTGCCGGCCATCCTGCTGTATTTGATTTTCTTCCTGCTGCAGACGTCGCTGCGTTCCAACGGCGGCAAGGGCAAACTGGACCCGATGATATGGCTTTGGGTGGTCAACGCGGCGTACTTTGCGATCGCGCTGGCGCTAAACCTGTGGGATACGGTGCCGATGCGTAAGCTGCGCGCACGCCTGAGAGGAGCGGCCTGA
- the lptG gene encoding LPS export ABC transporter permease LptG, with protein sequence MFGVLDRYIGKTIFNTIIMTLFMLVSLSGIIKFVDQLRKVGQGEYTALSAGMFTLLSVPKDIEIFFPMAALLGALLGLGQLATRSELVVMQASGFTRMQIAGSVMKTAIPLVLLTMAIGEWVAPQGDQMARNYRAQQMYGGSLLSTKNGLWAKDGNDFIYIERVAGEKELSGVNIYHFNDQRRLETVRYAATASFEDGVWKLSQVDTSDLTNEKQVTGTQTLTGEWKTNLTPDKLGVVALDPTSLSISGLHNYVKYLKQSGQEANRYQLNMWSKVFSPLSVAVMMLMALSFIFGPLRSVPMGVRVVTGISFGFLFYVLDQIFGPLSLVYNMPPVLGALLPSMLFLLISVYMLLKRK encoded by the coding sequence ATGTTTGGCGTTTTAGACCGATATATCGGTAAGACGATTTTCAACACCATCATCATGACGTTGTTCATGCTGGTGTCGCTTTCCGGCATCATCAAGTTCGTCGACCAGCTGCGTAAAGTGGGCCAGGGCGAGTACACGGCGCTGAGCGCCGGGATGTTTACCCTGCTGAGCGTACCGAAAGACATCGAGATCTTCTTCCCGATGGCGGCGCTGCTGGGCGCACTGCTCGGGCTGGGGCAACTGGCGACGCGCAGTGAACTGGTGGTGATGCAGGCTTCCGGCTTTACCCGCATGCAGATCGCCGGCTCGGTGATGAAAACCGCTATCCCGCTGGTGCTGTTGACCATGGCGATTGGCGAGTGGGTGGCACCGCAGGGCGACCAGATGGCGCGCAACTACCGTGCGCAGCAGATGTACGGCGGCTCGCTGCTTTCCACCAAAAACGGCCTGTGGGCGAAGGACGGCAACGACTTCATCTACATCGAGCGCGTGGCGGGCGAGAAAGAGCTTTCCGGCGTCAACATCTACCACTTCAACGACCAGCGCAGGCTGGAGACGGTGCGCTATGCCGCTACCGCCAGCTTTGAAGATGGCGTTTGGAAGCTTTCGCAGGTGGATACCTCTGACCTGACCAATGAAAAACAGGTGACCGGTACCCAGACGCTGACCGGCGAATGGAAAACCAACCTGACCCCGGACAAACTGGGCGTGGTAGCGCTGGACCCAACCTCGCTTTCGATCAGCGGCCTGCACAACTACGTGAAGTACCTGAAACAGAGTGGCCAGGAAGCCAACCGCTACCAGCTGAACATGTGGAGCAAAGTATTCTCGCCGCTTTCCGTTGCGGTGATGATGCTGATGGCGCTGTCGTTCATCTTCGGGCCGCTGCGCAGCGTGCCGATGGGCGTGCGTGTGGTGACCGGTATCAGCTTCGGTTTCCTGTTCTACGTGCTGGACCAGATATTCGGCCCGCTGAGCCTGGTGTACAACATGCCGCCGGTACTGGGCGCGTTGCTGCCAAGCATGCTGTTCCTGCTGATCAGCGTGTATATGCTGCTAAAACGCAAGTAG